In one Candidatus Hydrogenedentota bacterium genomic region, the following are encoded:
- a CDS encoding hemerythrin domain-containing protein, whose translation MKPTDTLKHEHKIVLAVLDGAEREARNIHATGKVDTDKVRKIVDFFRTFVDKCHHSKEERRLFPRLEERGMPRGGGPIAVMLYEHAQGRNETAAIADALNKFSAGDAGAVEALAEHLLAYAKLLREHIDKENNILFAIADRVLTPEDQDELSAAFEAIEAEEIGEGVHEQYHQFAHELMNH comes from the coding sequence ATGAAACCCACGGATACCCTCAAACATGAACACAAGATTGTGTTGGCCGTGCTTGACGGCGCGGAGCGCGAAGCGCGAAATATCCACGCCACCGGCAAGGTTGACACGGATAAGGTGCGGAAGATCGTCGACTTCTTCCGGACCTTCGTGGACAAGTGCCACCATTCGAAGGAAGAGCGACGATTGTTCCCCCGGCTCGAGGAACGCGGCATGCCGCGCGGCGGAGGCCCGATTGCCGTGATGCTGTACGAGCATGCACAGGGGCGAAACGAGACCGCAGCCATCGCGGATGCGCTCAACAAATTCAGCGCCGGCGACGCCGGCGCGGTAGAAGCCCTTGCGGAACACCTGCTCGCCTACGCAAAGCTGCTGCGTGAGCACATCGACAAGGAGAACAACATCCTGTTCGCGATCGCGGATCGAGTTCTAACGCCTGAGGACCAGGACGAGCTGTCCGCGGCCTTCGAGGCCATCGAGGCCGAGGAAATCGGCGAAGGGGTTCATGAGCAATACCACCAGTTCGCCCACGAATTGATGAACCACTGA
- a CDS encoding TetR/AcrR family transcriptional regulator — MSTEKLDTEIRQEQIIKAAMRLAETGGLQALNLANIARHVGLVPTALYRHFPNKEALLDALLSSIQTRLLENVSIVCRETEDPIERLRGLLYRHVRLIRENQGIPRIVFSPEFYTNGSQRKTKSYQGIRGYLERVGAIISEAQRDGRIRRDCPPETLSMMFLGLIQPAAFLWFLSDGEFDVTKHAERAWRIFSQAICCEEIHERCQPAAETVDH, encoded by the coding sequence ATGAGCACAGAGAAACTGGATACGGAAATCCGCCAAGAGCAGATCATAAAGGCCGCCATGCGACTGGCGGAGACCGGTGGTCTCCAGGCCCTGAACCTGGCCAATATCGCCCGCCATGTGGGGCTCGTGCCAACGGCGCTCTATCGGCACTTCCCGAACAAAGAAGCCCTGCTTGACGCGCTGCTCAGTTCGATCCAAACGCGGCTATTGGAGAACGTCTCTATCGTTTGCCGCGAGACCGAGGACCCCATCGAGCGGCTGCGAGGTCTACTGTACAGGCACGTTCGGCTAATCCGCGAGAACCAAGGCATCCCGCGGATCGTCTTCTCGCCCGAGTTTTACACGAACGGTTCCCAGCGAAAGACCAAGTCGTACCAAGGCATCAGAGGCTATCTCGAACGGGTCGGTGCGATTATCTCCGAGGCCCAGCGGGACGGCCGCATCCGGCGCGACTGTCCACCGGAAACGCTTTCGATGATGTTCCTCGGACTTATTCAACCTGCCGCGTTTCTGTGGTTCTTGAGCGACGGCGAGTTCGACGTGACCAAGCACGCCGAACGCGCCTGGAGGATATTCAGTCAGGCGATTTGCTGCGAGGAAATTCACGAACGCTGTCAACCGGCCGCCGAGACGGTGGACCACTAG
- a CDS encoding DUF6448 family protein yields MGATRNIRKLVASVGILGIFLFVSQDSLAHCDTMDGPVITDAKQALEKGDITPVLKWVKPDAEPEIRGAFQKSLTVRGKGPEAKALADAYFFETLVRVHRAGEGAPYDGIKPAGTAVEPGIEAADKALESGAADDLVMELTNKVADGIRERFTHALDAKKHKDESVEAGREFVEAYVTFMHYVERLHQDATTNPAHHGGAAEAGHAEAGQHDEHAPAKTEHTHEHK; encoded by the coding sequence ATGGGTGCTACAAGGAACATCAGGAAGCTTGTTGCGAGTGTTGGGATTCTGGGCATTTTTCTGTTTGTGTCTCAAGACTCCCTGGCGCATTGCGACACGATGGACGGCCCCGTGATCACGGACGCTAAACAAGCATTGGAGAAAGGCGACATCACGCCGGTCTTGAAATGGGTCAAACCCGATGCCGAGCCGGAGATTAGAGGGGCGTTTCAGAAATCCCTGACGGTCCGGGGCAAGGGTCCCGAGGCAAAAGCCCTGGCGGACGCTTATTTCTTCGAGACGCTGGTCCGGGTACACCGCGCGGGCGAAGGCGCCCCGTACGATGGGATCAAACCTGCGGGAACGGCCGTAGAACCCGGTATCGAAGCGGCGGACAAGGCGCTCGAAAGCGGCGCCGCGGACGACCTCGTTATGGAGTTGACGAACAAGGTAGCCGATGGCATCCGCGAACGTTTCACTCATGCGCTCGATGCGAAAAAACACAAGGATGAGAGTGTGGAGGCGGGGCGCGAGTTCGTCGAGGCCTATGTGACCTTTATGCACTACGTCGAACGCCTTCACCAGGATGCCACTACGAATCCGGCGCATCACGGCGGGGCAGCGGAAGCAGGCCATGCCGAAGCCGGACAGCATGATGAACATGCCCCGGCGAAAACCGAACACACTCACGAACACAAGTAG
- a CDS encoding efflux RND transporter periplasmic adaptor subunit: MVKKKRLLIAIPLVLAIGGGIYGYRSTHASVDSRELRVSGNIEVTTVEVSFRTPGWVERRLVSEGDVAHADAPVARLDRREFEHEVGIRKAEVAVAEARLAELEAGSRPEEIAQAEAGVAKAEAFVKELETGSRPQEILAAQASVDGTAADAVRLETDFRRYARLWKENAISASQFDQAKSAHSLSSARLTEAQQRLKLVEEGPRAEEIAQAKAALSEAEARLELAKNGPRQETIQQARAHYEQAEQALALAEIRLGYAEIHAPTSGIVLADHIESGEYVMPGTPVVTIGDLDHVWLRAFIDESDLGRVKIGQAVKVYTDSFPGQAYSGRISFISSEAEFTPKSIQTEKERVKLVYRLKIDVENRGMELKPGMPADAVIELEHGAAQ, translated from the coding sequence ATGGTAAAGAAGAAAAGACTTCTCATCGCGATCCCCCTGGTCTTGGCCATTGGCGGAGGGATCTACGGTTATCGCTCGACCCATGCGTCCGTGGATTCACGCGAGCTTCGTGTATCGGGCAACATCGAAGTGACGACCGTCGAGGTGAGTTTCCGGACGCCCGGGTGGGTGGAAAGACGGTTGGTATCCGAAGGAGACGTGGCCCATGCGGACGCCCCGGTCGCCCGACTTGACCGCAGGGAATTCGAGCATGAGGTGGGCATTCGCAAAGCGGAAGTGGCGGTTGCAGAAGCCAGGCTGGCGGAACTTGAAGCCGGGTCGCGCCCGGAAGAGATCGCCCAGGCGGAAGCGGGAGTCGCCAAGGCGGAGGCGTTTGTCAAAGAACTCGAGACCGGGTCGCGCCCGCAGGAGATTCTCGCTGCACAGGCGTCTGTAGACGGAACGGCAGCCGACGCCGTTCGTCTTGAGACAGATTTCCGGCGGTACGCGCGCCTCTGGAAGGAGAACGCGATTTCCGCAAGCCAGTTTGATCAGGCCAAGAGCGCACACAGCCTCTCGTCGGCACGGCTCACGGAAGCTCAGCAACGACTCAAGCTCGTGGAAGAGGGACCGCGTGCTGAAGAGATTGCTCAGGCCAAGGCGGCCCTGTCGGAAGCGGAAGCGCGGTTAGAGTTGGCAAAGAACGGCCCCCGCCAAGAGACTATTCAACAGGCGCGGGCCCATTATGAGCAAGCAGAACAGGCTCTGGCGTTAGCCGAGATCCGCTTGGGATATGCGGAGATTCATGCACCCACTTCGGGCATTGTGCTGGCCGATCACATCGAGTCCGGCGAGTACGTGATGCCCGGTACGCCGGTGGTCACCATCGGTGATCTCGATCACGTGTGGCTGCGGGCTTTTATCGATGAATCGGATTTGGGCCGCGTGAAAATCGGCCAAGCGGTGAAAGTCTATACGGACAGCTTTCCCGGACAGGCGTATTCGGGGCGGATCTCGTTCATCTCATCCGAGGCCGAGTTTACGCCTAAGAGCATCCAGACGGAAAAGGAACGAGTGAAACTGGTGTACCGGCTCAAGATCGACGTCGAAAACCGTGGCATGGAACTCAAGCCCGGCATGCCGGCCGACGCCGTCATCGAACTGGAACACGGAGCGGCCCAATGA